From [Clostridium] symbiosum, a single genomic window includes:
- a CDS encoding DUF2695 domain-containing protein: MSELSKEDKKALLKKWKAAQNKKYILSKTKVRNLFHYLESQLSETACDNTLHFTEQWLTNNLPQGKIESVIAELNEMGGYCDCEVLLNCYEKYDIVT; the protein is encoded by the coding sequence ATGTCGGAACTATCAAAAGAGGATAAAAAGGCATTACTGAAAAAATGGAAGGCTGCTCAAAACAAAAAATACATTCTTAGCAAAACAAAGGTTCGGAATCTCTTTCATTATTTGGAATCGCAATTATCAGAGACTGCTTGTGATAATACTTTGCATTTTACAGAGCAATGGCTTACAAACAATTTACCACAGGGAAAAATAGAAAGTGTAATTGCAGAGCTCAATGAAATGGGTGGATATTGCGATTGTGAAGTGTTATTAAACTGCTATGAAAAATATGATATTGTAACCTGA
- a CDS encoding GNAT family N-acetyltransferase: MIRLFEFRDLDKIMEIWLEGNLQAHAFIGEEHWKQNYESVKSVLPNAEVYVYEETGEILGFIGMDADYIAGLFIKEEYRGRGIGRLLIETAKQKQRLSLHVYERNSGAVAFYRAAGFEIQQSMTEKETGEKEYLMVYGESE; this comes from the coding sequence GTGATACGGTTATTTGAGTTTCGGGATTTAGATAAAATAATGGAGATTTGGCTGGAGGGAAACCTGCAGGCCCATGCATTCATAGGGGAAGAACACTGGAAGCAGAACTATGAATCAGTTAAATCGGTTCTGCCAAATGCGGAAGTTTATGTGTATGAGGAAACGGGGGAGATTCTGGGATTCATTGGGATGGATGCCGACTATATTGCCGGATTATTTATAAAAGAAGAGTACCGGGGCAGGGGCATCGGCCGCCTGTTGATTGAGACTGCAAAGCAGAAACAGCGCCTTTCATTGCATGTATATGAAAGAAATTCTGGAGCAGTGGCATTTTACCGGGCAGCGGGTTTCGAGATTCAACAGAGCATGACGGAGAAAGAGACAGGTGAGAAAGAATATCTGATGGTCTACGGTGAATCGGAATAG